In a single window of the Rhinolophus ferrumequinum isolate MPI-CBG mRhiFer1 chromosome 21, mRhiFer1_v1.p, whole genome shotgun sequence genome:
- the TSEN54 gene encoding tRNA-splicing endonuclease subunit Sen54, translating into MGSARAGVDGGLMELEPELATVEVPAGRVLSARELLAARSRSQKLPQRSHGPKDFLPDGSAAQAERLRLCREELWQLLAEERVERLGSLVAAEWRPEEGFVELKSPAGKFWQTMGFSEQGRQRLHPEEALYLLECGSIQLFHQDLPLSIQEAYQLLLSEDTVTFLQYQVFSHLKRLGYVVRRFQPSSVLSPYERQLNLDGRAQCLEDRNGKRKRSSSSRSINKKPKALENPLQGVDGTPESLATSIPPSSNQNIRCPEEKPQESSPIEGPTGPFQLLGSLEPSMAREGVGCSQESGKVENGVKGVCKPRWNFEQISFPNLASDGRHTLLLAPAPELLPANVAGRETDAESWCQKLNQRKEKLSRREREQQAEAQHFWEDINADAQVQRCSTWWEYKQLLQKRHLQKTQSRPPHLWDQTVTPLLSPSQADSPAAALQHISVLQTTHLADGGARLLEKSGGLEISFDVYQADAVATFQKKNPGKPYARMCISGFDEPVPDLRTLKQLSYQSGDVPLIFALVDHGDISFYSFRDFTLPRDLEH; encoded by the exons ATGGGCAGCGCACGCGCAGGCGTGGACGGCGGACTCATGGAGCTCGAACCCGAGCTAGCAACCGTGGAGGTTCCTGCCGGGCGCGTGCTCAG TGCCCGGGAGCTCCTCGCCGCTCGCTCGCGGTCCCAGAAGCTACCCCAGCGCTCGCATGGTCCCAAGGACTTCCTCCCCGACGGCTCGGCTGCCCAGGCCGAGCGGCTGCGTCTGTGCCGGGAGGAGCTCTGGCAGCTGTTGGCAGAGGAGCGCGTGGAGCGTCT gGGCAGTTTGGTGGCCGCGGAATGGAGACCAGAAGAGGGGTTCGTGGAATTGAAGTCTCCTGCG GGTAAATTCTGGCAAACCATGGGCTTCTCGGAGCAGGGCAGGCAGCGGCTTCACCCCGAGGAGGCCTTGTATCTGCTGGAGTGT GGCTCCATCCAGCTCTTCCATCAAGACTTGCCGCTGTCTATCCAGGAAGCCTACCAGCTGCTGCTGTCTGAGGACACTGTGACTTTCCTGCAGTACCAG gTCTTCAGCCACCTGAAAAGACTGGGCTATGTGGTTCGACGATTCCAGCCAAG CTCCGTCCTGTCCCCTTACGAGAGGCAGCTGAACTTGGACGGCAGGGCCCAGTGCTTGGAGGATCGGAATGGCAAGAGGAAGAGGAGCTCCAGCTCTCG GTCCATTAATAAGAAGCCCAAGGCCCTGGAGAACCCCCTGCAGGGGGTGGATGGGACACCTGAGAGCCTGGCAACCTCCATCCCACCTTCCAGCAACCAGAACATCCGATGCCCTGAGGAGAAACCCCAGGAGTCAAGCCCCATAGAGGGCCCAACGGGTCCCTTTCAGCTTCTTGGGTCCCTAGAGCCCAGCATggccagggagggggtggggtgcagcCAGGAGAGCGGCAAAGTAGAGAATGGGGTCAAGGGGGTTTGTAAGCCACGCTGGAACTTTGAGCAGATCTCCTTCCCCAACCTGGCTTCAGATGGCCGCCACACCCTCCTGCTTGCCCCAGCCCCAGAGCTGCTCCCGGCCAATGTGGCAGGGCGGGAGACAGATGCTGAGTCCTGGTGCCAGAAGCTGAACCAGCGGAAGGAGAAGCTCTCCAGACGGGAACGGGAGCAACAGGCAGAGGCCCAGCACTTCTGGGAGGACATAAATGCAGATGCCCAGGTGCAGCGCTGCTCCACCTGGTGGGAGTACAAGCAGCTGCTGCAGAAGCGGCACCTGCAGAAGACCCAGAGCCGCCCCCCACACCTGTGGGACCAGACTGTCACCCCCTTGTTGAGTCCCAGCCAGGCAGACTCCCCAG CCGCAGCCCTTCAGCATATCTCGGTGCTGCAGACGACACACCTTGCTGATGGAGGTGCCCG GCTGCTGGAGAAGTCTGGGGGCTTGGAAATCAGCTTTGATGTTTACCAGGCCGATGCTGTGGCCACGTTCCAAAAGAAGAACCCTGGCAAGCCCTATGCCCGGATGTGCATTAGTGG ATTTGATGAGCCAGTCCCAGACCTCCGCACTCTCAAGCAGTTGTCCTACCAGAGTGGGGACGTTCCTCTGATCTTTGCCCTGGTGGATCACGGCGACATTTCCTTCTACAGCTTCAGGGACTTCACACTGCCCAGGGATTTGGAACACTGA